One window of Deltaproteobacteria bacterium genomic DNA carries:
- a CDS encoding VOC family protein: protein MSRVSTYLNFQGKAEEAFTFYKKVFGTEFTGQFMRFGDVPAPPGAPPMSDADKKKILHLELPIVGGHVLMATDMLESMGQNVRIGNNTTLNLELDSRAEADRLYGMLSEGATEKAPMAEMFWGAYWGVCLDRFGIRWMFNAPLK from the coding sequence ATGAGCCGGGTCAGCACCTACCTCAACTTCCAGGGCAAGGCCGAGGAGGCCTTCACCTTCTACAAGAAGGTCTTCGGCACCGAGTTCACGGGCCAGTTCATGCGCTTTGGCGACGTGCCCGCCCCGCCGGGTGCGCCGCCGATGTCCGACGCCGACAAGAAGAAGATCCTCCACCTGGAGTTGCCCATCGTGGGCGGCCACGTGCTCATGGCCACGGACATGCTCGAGTCGATGGGCCAGAACGTGCGCATCGGCAACAACACCACGCTCAACCTCGAGCTCGACTCGCGCGCCGAAGCCGACCGGCTCTACGGCATGCTCTCCGAGGGCGCGACCGAGAAGGCCCCCATGGCGGAGATGTTCTGGGGCGCGTACTGGGGCGTTTGCCTCGACCGCTTCGGCATCCGCTGGATGTTCAACGCGCCGCTGAAGTGA
- a CDS encoding MarR family transcriptional regulator, with the protein MQITWAFFHALQKRSVAMERSIGLTGPQRLVLRIVGRYPGISARELAETLHIHASTLTGVAGRLAERRLLTRLGDPSDRRRVRYKLTERGRAFDVPRGGTVESAIEAALRRAPPGQVRAARALLNQLTAQLESTPE; encoded by the coding sequence ATGCAGATCACCTGGGCGTTCTTCCACGCGCTGCAGAAGCGCTCCGTCGCCATGGAGCGCAGCATCGGGCTCACCGGGCCGCAGCGGCTCGTCTTGCGAATCGTCGGACGATACCCGGGCATCTCGGCGCGGGAGCTCGCAGAGACGCTCCACATCCACGCGAGCACGCTCACCGGCGTCGCGGGCCGCCTCGCCGAGCGCCGGCTCCTCACGCGCCTCGGCGATCCGAGCGACAGGCGGCGTGTTCGCTACAAGCTCACCGAGCGCGGCAGGGCCTTCGACGTGCCGCGCGGCGGAACCGTGGAGTCGGCCATCGAGGCCGCGCTGCGACGCGCGCCGCCGGGACAGGTCCGCGCCGCGCGCGCGCTCTTGAACCAGCTCACGGCCCAGCTCGAGAGCACGCCCGAGTAG
- a CDS encoding chloride channel protein encodes MRLKLAEWLAVVAHLRLPAPSILPATGALVGFYAGLAAGLFSALISSIQLLGFGLPRVLQTLDAPGRHPVRESLARAPWHLEYLVAGALVAAALLILARLVPAGGVGSEALERTETRARLRVIAFMILGGLALFYPVVALSAVNDAFGVNPNGGLLGLLEETPWALRPLFAGLGGVLIARVVRLAPEARGGGLGQVIHAVSRSGEGVIPTRVGVVKLFASSLTIGTGGSAGREGPIVQMGGSVGSTLAQALGFTRRDLVVLVGCGSAGGIAASFNAPIAGAMFALEIILREFEVRVFAPIMLASVTATMTARAMAGARVEPHEFHLRSSAEVLAYVLLGILGGVMAVSYTRGMDYADALCRGKLNNRVSSWLASQTDTARCVLGGVAVGVLGIFTPAVMGSGIESLSLATSGVLAWHVLVAAAVLKLVATSITLGSGASGGTFFPALFIGGMSGGAFGALLEHLFPGATGGPGSYALVGMAACVAGFTRAPLTAIVIVFELTNDYTAILPLMVACTSAGALCQAVLGHAHGPSSLTAAIPDRPVREFMGTSEPPVSERANYDELREALLRSTHGLVVLVDVAGKLVGLALLHDIQGHLQDESIRDVVRARDLARPLRTLPDDVDLRSARESLDDWELPAAPVVSRDDPARLLGMIGLSDIRAAARAELTKVHASTH; translated from the coding sequence TTGCGACTGAAGCTGGCCGAGTGGCTGGCAGTCGTCGCCCACCTCCGGCTCCCCGCTCCGTCGATCCTGCCGGCCACGGGCGCGCTCGTGGGCTTCTACGCGGGCCTGGCGGCGGGCTTGTTCTCGGCGCTCATCAGCTCCATCCAGCTCCTCGGCTTCGGGCTCCCCCGCGTGCTCCAGACGCTCGATGCGCCCGGCCGCCACCCTGTGCGCGAATCCCTGGCGCGCGCGCCGTGGCACCTGGAGTACCTCGTCGCGGGTGCGCTGGTGGCCGCGGCGCTCCTCATCCTCGCCAGGTTGGTGCCCGCGGGTGGCGTCGGCTCGGAGGCGCTCGAGCGCACGGAGACGCGGGCGCGCCTGCGCGTCATCGCCTTCATGATCCTCGGCGGCCTGGCGCTCTTCTATCCCGTGGTCGCGCTCTCGGCGGTGAACGACGCGTTCGGCGTGAACCCGAACGGCGGCCTGCTCGGCCTGCTCGAGGAGACGCCCTGGGCGCTGCGGCCACTCTTCGCCGGGCTGGGCGGCGTGCTCATCGCGCGGGTGGTGCGGCTCGCGCCCGAGGCCCGCGGCGGTGGACTCGGCCAGGTGATCCACGCGGTGAGCCGGAGCGGCGAAGGCGTCATCCCCACGCGCGTGGGGGTGGTGAAGCTCTTCGCCAGCTCGCTCACCATCGGCACGGGGGGCTCCGCGGGACGCGAGGGCCCCATCGTGCAGATGGGCGGCTCGGTGGGCTCCACGCTCGCGCAGGCGCTCGGCTTCACCCGCCGCGACCTGGTGGTGCTCGTGGGCTGCGGCAGCGCAGGCGGCATCGCGGCCTCGTTCAATGCGCCCATCGCCGGCGCCATGTTCGCGCTGGAGATCATCCTTCGCGAGTTCGAGGTGCGCGTCTTCGCGCCCATCATGCTCGCGAGCGTGACCGCCACCATGACCGCCCGGGCGATGGCCGGGGCGCGCGTTGAGCCACACGAGTTCCACCTGCGCTCCAGCGCCGAGGTGCTCGCCTACGTGCTGCTCGGCATCCTCGGCGGCGTCATGGCCGTCTCCTACACCCGGGGGATGGACTACGCCGACGCGCTTTGTCGCGGAAAGCTGAACAATCGCGTCTCAAGCTGGCTCGCCAGCCAGACCGACACCGCGCGCTGTGTGCTGGGCGGCGTGGCGGTGGGCGTGCTGGGGATCTTCACGCCGGCGGTGATGGGCTCGGGGATCGAGAGCCTCTCCCTGGCCACGAGCGGCGTGCTGGCCTGGCATGTGCTCGTGGCTGCCGCGGTGCTCAAGCTGGTGGCCACCTCGATCACGCTCGGCTCCGGCGCGAGCGGCGGCACGTTCTTCCCTGCCCTCTTCATCGGCGGCATGTCCGGCGGCGCGTTCGGCGCGCTGCTGGAGCACCTCTTCCCCGGTGCAACGGGCGGTCCCGGCTCCTACGCGCTGGTGGGCATGGCCGCGTGCGTGGCGGGCTTCACGCGCGCGCCGCTCACGGCCATCGTCATCGTGTTCGAGCTCACGAACGACTACACGGCCATCCTCCCGCTGATGGTGGCGTGCACCAGCGCGGGCGCGCTCTGCCAGGCGGTGCTCGGCCACGCGCACGGCCCGAGCTCGCTCACCGCGGCCATCCCCGATCGCCCGGTGCGCGAGTTCATGGGCACGAGCGAGCCGCCGGTCTCCGAGCGCGCCAACTACGACGAGCTCCGCGAAGCCCTGCTCCGCTCCACGCACGGACTCGTGGTGCTCGTGGACGTCGCCGGCAAGCTCGTGGGCCTGGCGCTGCTCCACGACATCCAGGGCCACTTGCAGGACGAGTCCATTCGCGACGTGGTGCGGGCGCGAGACCTGGCGCGCCCGTTGCGCACGCTCCCGGACGACGTGGATCTGCGAAGCGCGCGCGAGAGCCTCGACGATTGGGAGCTGCCCGCGGCGCCGGTGGTCTCTCGCGACGATCCAGCGCGGTTGCTGGGGATGATTGGCCTCAGCGACATCCGCGCTGCCGCGCGCGCGGAGCTCACCAAGGTGCACGCCTCGACCCACTGA
- a CDS encoding LysR family transcriptional regulator: MSNAWARLEKLPGRRHTVAMNQTISLDLEALRIFAKVAELASFTQAGEQLAMPKARVSLRVQKLEAELGTKLLQRSTRLVRLTPDGEQLLSRVPHLLHEADEVAGMFHAARGLRGRVRIDLPVSFAREVVIPRLPELVGRYPELELVLSSTDRRVDARREGFDCVLRVGAVGDPGLVGRRLGMLRMMNCASAAYLRKHGTPETLDDLDRHWVVNYSSTLSGERPTFEYPVPGGWREKPMRAWVTVNNVDAYSAACAAGLGIIQTPRAGASSALRASLVEILPDLTCAPMPVTLLHTHGRNPPRRVRAVMAWIAELMEPHLARVG; encoded by the coding sequence ATGAGTAATGCCTGGGCGCGGCTTGAAAAGCTCCCTGGGCGCCGACACACTGTCGCGATGAATCAGACAATCAGCCTGGATCTCGAGGCCCTGCGCATCTTCGCCAAGGTGGCCGAGCTGGCGAGCTTCACCCAGGCGGGCGAGCAGCTGGCCATGCCCAAGGCGCGGGTCTCGCTGCGTGTGCAGAAGCTCGAGGCGGAACTGGGCACGAAGCTCCTCCAGCGCTCCACGCGGCTGGTGCGGCTCACCCCCGATGGCGAGCAGCTCCTCTCGCGCGTGCCCCACCTCCTCCATGAGGCCGACGAGGTGGCGGGCATGTTCCACGCCGCGCGCGGCCTGCGCGGTCGGGTGCGAATCGATCTCCCGGTGAGCTTCGCGCGCGAGGTGGTCATCCCCAGGCTGCCGGAGCTGGTGGGGCGCTATCCCGAGCTGGAGCTCGTGCTGAGCAGCACCGATCGCCGCGTCGACGCGCGTCGCGAGGGCTTCGACTGCGTGCTGCGCGTGGGCGCCGTGGGCGATCCCGGTCTCGTGGGGCGACGGCTGGGCATGCTGCGGATGATGAACTGCGCGAGCGCCGCCTACCTGCGCAAGCACGGCACGCCCGAGACGCTCGACGATCTCGACCGCCACTGGGTGGTGAACTACTCGTCCACGCTGAGCGGCGAGCGGCCCACGTTCGAGTACCCGGTGCCGGGCGGCTGGCGCGAGAAGCCCATGCGCGCGTGGGTCACGGTGAACAACGTCGACGCCTACTCGGCTGCGTGCGCTGCTGGGCTGGGCATCATCCAGACGCCGCGGGCCGGGGCGAGCTCGGCGCTGCGCGCGTCGCTGGTGGAGATCCTTCCGGACCTCACCTGCGCGCCCATGCCGGTGACGCTGCTCCACACCCATGGCCGCAACCCGCCTCGTCGCGTGCGCGCGGTGATGGCCTGGATTGCCGAGCTGATGGAGCCGCACCTCGCGCGCGTGGGGTAG
- a CDS encoding VCBS repeat-containing protein, with product MCLSPAWQIDLPSTYLPFGTTVADVNGDGHEDVLIATDFSGLIGYLGDGAGNFSAMGTFPFAELQVPERIVTGDFDGDGNLDLVVPSFGNDTVVVYLGAGNGTFQPNPVAYPTGQRPTAAAVADFDGDGRLDFAASLEPGNALVFMGYGDGGFATGAPVTTGAWAHIIVAADFNRDGKPDLATIDNSSNTVSEMLGFGDGGFAAPAPFNVGNRPLAMAVGDFNGDGTPDLVVANSADNTLSELIAYGDGGFAPQVVLPVSGQLEEQSVTVGDFNADGIDDFASVDDNFLVSIFPSNAAQTGITVTPAIVIAAGHFDESKPNDDIVVSLGTHYQLQFVLTGCP from the coding sequence ATGTGCCTGAGCCCCGCCTGGCAGATCGACCTCCCCAGCACGTACCTGCCGTTCGGGACCACGGTGGCCGATGTGAACGGCGACGGCCACGAGGACGTCCTCATCGCCACGGACTTCTCCGGACTCATCGGCTACCTGGGCGACGGCGCGGGCAACTTCAGCGCGATGGGCACGTTCCCCTTCGCTGAGCTGCAGGTGCCGGAGCGCATCGTCACCGGAGACTTCGACGGTGACGGCAACCTCGACCTGGTCGTGCCCAGCTTCGGCAACGACACGGTGGTCGTCTACCTGGGCGCAGGCAACGGGACCTTCCAGCCCAACCCGGTGGCGTACCCCACCGGCCAGCGGCCGACCGCCGCCGCGGTGGCGGACTTCGATGGCGACGGGCGCCTCGACTTCGCGGCGAGCCTGGAGCCCGGCAACGCGCTCGTGTTCATGGGCTACGGCGACGGCGGCTTCGCAACGGGCGCCCCCGTCACCACCGGCGCGTGGGCACACATCATCGTGGCCGCCGACTTCAACCGCGACGGCAAGCCCGACCTGGCCACCATCGACAACTCGAGCAACACCGTGAGCGAGATGCTCGGCTTCGGTGACGGCGGCTTCGCTGCGCCCGCGCCGTTCAACGTGGGCAACCGGCCGTTGGCCATGGCCGTGGGCGACTTCAACGGCGACGGCACGCCCGACCTCGTCGTGGCCAACAGCGCGGACAACACGCTCAGTGAGCTCATCGCCTATGGGGACGGAGGCTTCGCGCCGCAGGTGGTGCTGCCCGTGTCAGGCCAGCTCGAGGAACAGTCGGTGACCGTCGGGGACTTCAACGCCGACGGGATCGACGACTTCGCCTCGGTGGACGACAACTTCCTGGTGAGCATCTTCCCGTCGAACGCCGCGCAGACCGGGATCACCGTGACGCCGGCCATCGTGATCGCCGCTGGGCACTTCGACGAGTCGAAGCCCAATGACGACATCGTCGTCTCGCTCGGAACGCACTATCAGCTGCAGTTCGTGCTGACGGGCTGTCCGTAA
- a CDS encoding sorbosone dehydrogenase family protein, with amino-acid sequence MVVSVPDSSERRDLIAFLATLVPTKTATPGATTKVEEPHPAPQPGLRVGAAAFGDFRDDAPGVRRHFTAETMPAPFATTSSSNGPRVVPKPEDAKLQVPQGFHIAQVAHGLKAPRLLRVAPDGDVFIAESAAGRIRVLRFAEGATQPTRNEVFAEELEQPFGIAFYPPGPNPKWVYVANNNAVVRFAYQPGDLIARGPPETVVETLSPTSGGHWTRDVAFSNDGKRMFVSVGSASNVGSGMSKAPPSGWSASHALGATWGDEERRADVLVFDPDGKNGRVFATGIRNCVGLAVNPITGDVWCSTNERDGLGDDLVPDYVTRVREGAFYGWPWFYIGAHEDPRLKAARPDLASKVTVPDVLVQPHSASLQMTFYTGTQFPPDYRGDAFAAFHGSWNRSHRTGYKIERIRVKNGVPTGEVEDFVTGFVIDDGHVWGRPVGVAVANDGALLFTDDGNGTLWRVSAASGH; translated from the coding sequence ATGGTGGTCAGCGTTCCCGACTCGTCCGAGCGACGGGACCTCATCGCCTTCCTGGCCACGCTCGTTCCCACCAAGACCGCGACGCCGGGCGCCACGACGAAGGTCGAAGAACCCCACCCTGCGCCGCAGCCAGGCCTGCGCGTGGGCGCGGCGGCGTTCGGCGACTTTCGCGACGACGCGCCGGGCGTGCGCCGACACTTCACCGCGGAGACGATGCCCGCGCCGTTCGCGACCACGTCGTCGAGCAATGGGCCGCGCGTCGTGCCCAAGCCGGAAGACGCCAAGCTCCAGGTGCCGCAAGGCTTTCACATCGCGCAGGTCGCGCACGGGCTGAAGGCGCCGCGGCTGCTTCGCGTGGCGCCCGATGGCGACGTGTTCATCGCCGAGAGCGCCGCGGGCCGTATTCGCGTGCTCCGCTTCGCCGAGGGCGCCACCCAGCCCACGCGCAACGAGGTCTTCGCCGAGGAGCTCGAGCAGCCGTTCGGCATCGCCTTCTATCCGCCGGGACCGAATCCGAAGTGGGTGTACGTGGCAAACAACAACGCCGTCGTGCGCTTCGCCTACCAGCCCGGCGACCTCATCGCGCGCGGCCCGCCGGAGACCGTGGTCGAGACGCTCTCGCCCACGAGCGGCGGCCACTGGACGCGCGACGTGGCCTTCTCCAATGACGGCAAGCGCATGTTCGTTTCGGTGGGCTCGGCGTCGAACGTGGGGAGCGGGATGTCGAAGGCGCCGCCGAGCGGATGGAGCGCGTCGCACGCGCTGGGCGCCACCTGGGGCGACGAAGAGCGCCGCGCCGACGTGCTCGTCTTCGATCCCGATGGAAAGAACGGCCGCGTCTTCGCGACGGGAATTCGCAACTGCGTGGGGCTCGCCGTGAATCCCATCACTGGCGACGTGTGGTGCTCCACCAACGAGCGCGACGGCCTCGGCGACGACCTGGTGCCGGACTACGTCACGCGCGTGCGCGAGGGCGCGTTCTACGGCTGGCCGTGGTTCTACATCGGCGCGCACGAAGACCCGCGGCTGAAGGCGGCGCGGCCCGATCTGGCGAGCAAGGTCACCGTGCCCGACGTGCTCGTGCAGCCGCACTCGGCGTCGCTGCAGATGACGTTCTACACGGGCACGCAGTTTCCGCCCGACTACCGCGGCGACGCGTTCGCGGCCTTCCACGGCTCGTGGAACCGCTCGCACCGCACGGGCTACAAGATCGAGCGCATCCGGGTGAAGAACGGCGTGCCCACCGGCGAGGTCGAGGACTTCGTCACCGGCTTCGTCATCGACGACGGACACGTCTGGGGCCGGCCCGTCGGCGTGGCCGTGGCCAACGACGGCGCGCTGCTCTTCACCGACGACGGCAACGGCACGCTGTGGCGGGTGAGCGCCGCCAGTGGGCACTAG